One stretch of Acidicapsa acidisoli DNA includes these proteins:
- a CDS encoding response regulator yields MSSTKKIRILCVDDHPIVREGLASIIALQPDMELAGEAESGAEALHLLRALAIDIALVDLRLKDMSGHELTRQILAHESGRQVIVLTSYEGDADIQRAFAAGARGYVVKGTGRDELLAAIRTVHAGRRHIPGSVAEKIAEHLGSEKLTDRELQVLAEIAAGKRNKEVGAALGIAEDTVKMHVKNILEKLEVNDRTEAVTVALRRGILHL; encoded by the coding sequence GTGAGTTCGACGAAGAAAATCCGAATCCTATGCGTGGACGACCATCCTATCGTTCGCGAAGGCCTTGCGAGCATCATTGCCTTGCAGCCTGACATGGAACTGGCTGGCGAGGCCGAATCCGGAGCCGAGGCCCTGCATCTCCTTCGCGCCTTGGCCATCGATATCGCTCTCGTGGACCTGCGGCTCAAGGATATGAGCGGACACGAACTCACTCGCCAGATCCTCGCGCATGAGTCCGGCCGTCAGGTCATCGTTCTGACCTCATACGAAGGAGACGCCGACATCCAGCGCGCCTTTGCAGCTGGTGCGCGAGGCTACGTTGTGAAAGGAACAGGACGTGACGAATTGCTCGCTGCCATTCGTACAGTGCATGCCGGACGGCGGCATATTCCAGGTTCTGTAGCGGAGAAGATTGCGGAACATCTGGGCTCCGAGAAGCTCACCGATCGGGAGCTGCAAGTGCTCGCTGAAATTGCCGCTGGCAAACGGAACAAAGAGGTCGGCGCCGCGCTTGGAATTGCTGAAGACACCGTGAAGATGCATGTGAAGAACATACTTGAGAAGCTCGAGGTCAACGATCGAACGGAAGCCGTCACCGTGGCGCTGCGACGAGGCATTCTTCATCTTTAA
- a CDS encoding sensor histidine kinase, which translates to MRRAYQVALGFAVLSGLAPCRQIHATQTTAQYSVTAWGHKDGLPSTFIYAVAQTPDGFLWLGTADGLVRFDGVQFTQWRSVRPNGQPLGRVTTLNLLRTGDLLLGTGSGLLGKMRNGDLQTSPLRSYVESIQEAQDGSLWVATSKALWHLDATTLQSLRPPLDLPMGWLSGPQQDRDGSEWITTGKGVFHVDLQGRMIQFPAQSPAPSPTLRSWLLHTPDGRLELLDEHGSLQSPGSGKTIWQSKAPLPKPSTISGATVDSDGNVWIALLGSGVLRLTPADGHASEERFTRGEGLSSDFVRFLFEDREHNLWAATENGLDRLRRNGILSLTRREGLLSDTVTSIAAGRDNSVWLGTSEGLEQIVGEQHAVYLRGTRILSLLMGRDQRLWIGTRGGLMQWTDGRIASLRQDANFLAVTELAEDSTGTLWLYDTDKGLFYQKPSQPAAPVTDSSLVRQTITAMYSSRDGVIWFGLENGGIVNYRDGKFHAYSPQDGLSGGEVRGLSEGAAGELWAATERGLCFSNGEHFECRNTKSGLPGDRLLWAIPDVGGNIWLGYNFGVARLDARELRNNASSSTEGIQGKLFDDGDGIENSPDREGNAPAVLAPDGRLWLTTSQGIAVVDPAHLRTNPIPPPIQILGLEADGQQVDLSRAIRLQPLTHSIQISFTGLCMSDPRKVRFRYRLVGFDREWHDGGSRREASYTNLPPRRYMFRVLAANSDGVWNDTGATLDFILAPAYFQTLWFGLLCAAVVLACVLIIFRVRLRTAQRMMKLRYEERVEERTRIAQELHDHLLQEMVGIGMQLEVAHDLIQEDTGAKKPLQRALFLSRSAIASGRLTLQSLRDRTITGPTLLEALRRTAEAYPDKDRIPVRYLMEGNERPLCPEIAEDLSEIGQEALRNALKHAGEAAITVRLHFGRASLDLSVHDEGPGVDETVLRAGAPGHYGLVGMRERAARIRAEFMIQSAPRSGTTVLISVPGIRAYQKDSAGEADNRSGWRLWEPFRLRPREEKEK; encoded by the coding sequence TTGAGGCGTGCTTATCAAGTGGCGTTAGGCTTCGCTGTTCTGAGCGGGCTTGCGCCGTGCCGGCAAATCCATGCCACTCAAACGACGGCTCAATACTCGGTAACCGCATGGGGGCACAAAGACGGACTCCCCTCGACCTTCATTTATGCAGTTGCGCAGACCCCCGACGGCTTCCTCTGGCTTGGTACAGCCGACGGCCTGGTGCGCTTCGACGGAGTGCAATTCACGCAGTGGCGCTCGGTCAGACCGAATGGCCAGCCGCTTGGACGTGTGACAACCCTGAATCTCCTCCGCACGGGAGACCTGCTTCTGGGGACGGGTAGCGGCCTGCTCGGAAAGATGCGGAACGGCGATCTTCAAACCAGCCCGCTGCGTTCCTACGTGGAATCGATTCAGGAGGCGCAAGACGGTTCTCTCTGGGTAGCGACCAGCAAAGCCCTCTGGCATCTCGATGCAACGACTCTCCAGTCTCTGCGGCCACCTCTTGATCTGCCGATGGGCTGGCTCTCCGGACCACAGCAGGACCGCGACGGCAGCGAATGGATCACCACCGGCAAGGGAGTATTTCACGTTGACTTGCAAGGCCGGATGATCCAATTCCCGGCCCAATCCCCAGCCCCATCCCCGACTCTCCGATCATGGCTCTTGCATACTCCGGATGGTCGCCTCGAATTGCTCGACGAACACGGCAGCTTGCAGTCGCCGGGGAGCGGGAAGACGATCTGGCAGTCAAAAGCACCTCTTCCCAAACCGTCCACGATCTCGGGAGCGACTGTTGACAGCGACGGAAACGTATGGATCGCCCTGCTGGGGAGCGGCGTCCTTCGCCTCACGCCTGCAGATGGACACGCATCCGAGGAGCGATTTACGCGCGGTGAGGGACTCTCCAGTGATTTCGTGCGATTTCTCTTTGAAGACCGAGAACACAATCTCTGGGCGGCGACCGAAAACGGTCTCGATCGGCTGCGGCGAAACGGTATCCTTTCGCTAACCCGTCGCGAAGGCTTGCTCAGCGACACCGTCACCTCAATCGCCGCGGGGAGAGATAACTCCGTCTGGCTTGGCACTTCAGAAGGCCTTGAGCAAATAGTCGGCGAGCAACATGCCGTCTATCTGCGAGGAACACGAATTCTCTCCCTGCTGATGGGCCGGGATCAGAGACTATGGATAGGAACCAGAGGTGGGCTCATGCAGTGGACAGATGGGCGCATCGCGTCCCTGCGCCAGGATGCGAACTTCCTTGCGGTTACGGAGCTCGCCGAAGATTCAACTGGAACGCTTTGGCTCTATGACACCGATAAAGGACTCTTCTACCAAAAGCCCAGCCAGCCTGCTGCGCCAGTTACAGACAGCTCCCTTGTCCGGCAGACGATCACAGCCATGTACAGTAGTCGCGATGGCGTGATCTGGTTCGGCCTGGAGAACGGCGGCATCGTCAACTATCGGGATGGTAAATTCCACGCATATTCGCCGCAGGACGGTTTGTCGGGGGGCGAAGTTCGCGGACTATCCGAAGGGGCCGCAGGAGAGCTCTGGGCGGCCACGGAACGCGGCCTGTGCTTCTCTAACGGCGAACACTTCGAGTGCAGGAATACAAAGAGCGGTTTGCCCGGCGACCGGCTGCTATGGGCGATCCCTGACGTCGGCGGAAATATCTGGCTTGGATATAACTTCGGCGTCGCGCGCCTCGATGCGCGGGAACTCCGTAACAACGCGTCTTCAAGCACCGAAGGGATTCAGGGCAAGCTCTTTGACGATGGAGATGGAATCGAGAACAGCCCCGATCGGGAAGGCAACGCTCCAGCTGTCCTTGCGCCGGATGGTCGTCTCTGGCTGACAACCTCGCAGGGTATCGCTGTCGTCGACCCGGCACACCTGCGAACAAACCCGATCCCTCCACCAATTCAAATCCTGGGACTCGAAGCCGACGGGCAGCAGGTCGATCTCTCGCGGGCAATCAGATTGCAGCCGCTTACGCACAGCATTCAAATTTCGTTCACTGGACTATGCATGTCCGATCCGCGAAAGGTGCGCTTTCGATACCGGCTCGTGGGCTTCGACCGGGAATGGCACGACGGCGGATCGCGGCGCGAGGCATCTTACACAAACCTGCCTCCGCGTCGCTATATGTTTCGCGTCCTGGCGGCAAACAGTGACGGCGTGTGGAATGATACCGGAGCCACACTGGACTTCATCCTTGCTCCCGCGTACTTTCAAACCCTCTGGTTCGGACTGCTATGCGCAGCCGTCGTACTCGCCTGCGTGCTCATTATTTTCAGAGTCCGGTTGAGAACAGCGCAGCGGATGATGAAATTGCGGTATGAGGAACGTGTCGAAGAACGCACCCGCATTGCGCAGGAACTTCACGACCATCTCCTTCAGGAGATGGTGGGCATCGGAATGCAATTGGAGGTTGCACACGACCTCATACAAGAAGACACGGGCGCGAAGAAACCGCTTCAGCGAGCCCTGTTTCTTTCGCGTTCCGCAATCGCAAGCGGACGGCTCACCCTCCAGTCCCTGCGCGATCGCACGATTACCGGACCGACGCTTCTGGAGGCGCTGAGAAGAACCGCGGAAGCGTATCCGGACAAGGACCGGATACCCGTGCGATATCTCATGGAAGGAAACGAACGGCCATTGTGTCCTGAAATTGCCGAGGATTTAAGTGAGATAGGACAGGAAGCATTGCGCAATGCGTTGAAGCATGCAGGCGAAGCAGCGATTACGGTGCGCCTCCATTTTGGCCGGGCATCTCTCGATTTGAGTGTTCACGACGAGGGACCGGGCGTTGACGAGACAGTGTTGCGAGCGGGAGCACCGGGCCACTATGGACTTGTCGGTATGCGCGAACGCGCAGCCCGCATAAGAGCTGAGTTTATGATACAAAGTGCGCCGCGAAGCGGAACAACGGTGCTCATCTCGGTTCCAGGAATCCGAGCGTATCAAAAGGACTCGGCTGGCGAAGCGGACAATCGCTCTGGATGGCGATTGTGGGAACCTTTTCGTTTGCGACCGCGAGAGGAGAAAGAGAAGTGA